From one Halothece sp. PCC 7418 genomic stretch:
- the larB gene encoding nickel pincer cofactor biosynthesis protein LarB translates to MEAQALNTLLNAVARGEISPETAQEKLKHLAFEPIADFAKVDHHRALRTGFPEVIWGPGKTPDQIAQIMIKMRDQTNHFAENYPASVIMATRVDPPVFRQIKSQIREVKYHPLPRICVLETASPPPQAGKIGVLTAGTADIPVAEEAALTAELCGFNVNRLWDVGVAGIHRLLSHRELLSQVNVLIVVAGMEGALPSVVAGMVDCPVIAVPTSIGYGASFEGIAPLLTMLNSCAAGIGVVNIDNGFGAAILAGQILRTAHKIKS, encoded by the coding sequence ATGGAAGCGCAAGCCTTAAATACGCTTTTAAATGCTGTCGCTAGAGGGGAAATTTCCCCAGAAACGGCACAAGAAAAACTGAAACATCTGGCTTTTGAACCCATTGCTGATTTTGCAAAAGTGGATCATCATCGGGCGTTAAGAACAGGATTTCCAGAAGTGATTTGGGGGCCAGGGAAAACGCCAGATCAAATTGCACAAATTATGATAAAGATGCGGGATCAAACGAATCATTTCGCTGAGAATTATCCCGCTTCTGTTATTATGGCAACTCGGGTTGATCCCCCCGTGTTTCGTCAAATCAAAAGCCAGATCCGAGAGGTCAAATACCATCCCCTCCCTCGCATTTGTGTCCTTGAAACCGCTTCTCCCCCCCCGCAAGCGGGAAAGATTGGCGTTTTAACCGCAGGAACTGCGGATATTCCCGTCGCCGAAGAAGCAGCCCTCACCGCCGAATTGTGTGGCTTTAATGTCAATCGTTTGTGGGATGTGGGTGTCGCTGGAATTCACCGCTTACTCAGTCATCGCGAACTTTTAAGTCAAGTGAATGTTCTGATTGTGGTCGCCGGAATGGAGGGCGCACTCCCCAGTGTGGTCGCGGGAATGGTGGATTGTCCAGTGATTGCAGTTCCCACCAGCATTGGCTATGGCGCAAGTTTTGAAGGGATCGCGCCGTTACTGACCATGTTAAACTCTTGTGCTGCGGGGATTGGCGTTGTTAATATTGATAATGGCTTCGGTGCTGCAATCCTTGCGGGGCAAATTTTACGCACTGCTCACAAAATTAAATCTTGA
- the cysE gene encoding serine O-acetyltransferase, which translates to MLGRPVLSTLTADFRIIFERDPAARNWLEVITCYPGLQAILSHRFAHWLYRIGLPLIPRLISQLSRFITGIEIHPGAQMGKGVFIDHGMGVVIGETTIIGDYALIYQGVTLGGTGKESGKRHPTLGENVVVGAGAKVLGNLQIGNNVRIGAGSVVLRDVPSNCTVVGVPGRVVYRSGTRVDPLEHGSLPDSEANVIRALVDRIESLEQEVQTLQRQQTWTASVVSATDSQEKSPQCRIEDREIQEFLHGTGI; encoded by the coding sequence ATTTTAGGAAGACCTGTGCTATCTACGCTCACCGCAGACTTTCGGATTATCTTCGAGCGCGATCCTGCTGCTCGCAACTGGCTAGAAGTTATCACTTGTTACCCAGGTTTACAAGCCATCTTATCTCATCGGTTTGCCCATTGGCTTTATCGCATCGGGCTACCTTTAATTCCACGTCTCATTTCCCAATTATCTCGTTTTATTACAGGAATTGAAATTCACCCCGGTGCACAAATGGGAAAGGGGGTATTCATCGACCACGGAATGGGAGTCGTGATTGGGGAAACAACGATTATTGGTGATTATGCGCTGATTTATCAAGGCGTAACCCTTGGGGGGACAGGAAAAGAAAGTGGTAAGCGTCATCCTACCCTTGGCGAAAATGTGGTAGTTGGTGCGGGTGCAAAAGTTCTCGGTAATCTTCAGATTGGGAACAATGTTCGCATCGGAGCAGGATCAGTTGTGCTACGTGATGTCCCTTCCAACTGCACCGTTGTTGGCGTACCAGGTCGCGTCGTTTATCGTTCGGGAACTCGTGTTGACCCATTAGAACACGGTAGTCTCCCTGACTCAGAAGCGAATGTGATTCGGGCGTTAGTGGATCGCATTGAATCCCTAGAACAGGAAGTCCAAACCTTGCAACGTCAACAAACTTGGACTGCTTCTGTCGTCTCTGCAACAGATTCCCAAGAAAAATCTCCTCAATGTCGAATTGAAGATCGCGAGATTCAAGAATTTCTCCACGGAACGGGAATTTGA
- the hisIE gene encoding bifunctional phosphoribosyl-AMP cyclohydrolase/phosphoribosyl-ATP diphosphatase HisIE, which translates to MTDFSQAIPVDQICYNEQGLVPAIIQDYLDGTVLMMAWMNETSLQKTLDTGETWFWSRSRQELWHKGETSGHLQNVKAMRYDCDSDTLLITVEQVGEIACHTGERSCFHQVDGSKAAPPADTLSGLYEVISDRRDHPNPDSYTCKLMAGGDNKILKKIGEEASEVVMACKDDDESAIASEVADLLYHTLVAMSYHNVDLKAVYKKLQERKR; encoded by the coding sequence ATGACTGATTTTTCCCAAGCCATTCCTGTTGATCAAATCTGCTACAACGAACAAGGATTAGTTCCCGCTATTATCCAAGATTATTTGGATGGTACAGTTTTGATGATGGCGTGGATGAATGAAACCTCCTTGCAGAAAACCTTAGACACAGGAGAAACTTGGTTTTGGAGTCGATCGCGCCAAGAATTATGGCATAAAGGAGAAACTTCGGGACACTTGCAAAATGTGAAGGCAATGCGCTACGACTGTGATAGTGATACGCTTTTGATTACGGTCGAACAAGTTGGAGAGATTGCTTGTCATACGGGAGAACGATCCTGTTTCCATCAAGTGGATGGGAGTAAAGCAGCACCGCCAGCAGATACGCTATCAGGGCTATATGAAGTGATCTCTGACCGTCGCGATCACCCCAATCCTGATTCCTATACCTGTAAACTGATGGCAGGGGGGGATAATAAAATTCTCAAGAAAATTGGTGAAGAAGCCTCAGAAGTGGTGATGGCGTGTAAAGATGATGATGAAAGCGCGATCGCGTCAGAAGTAGCCGATCTGCTTTATCATACTTTAGTTGCAATGTCTTACCATAACGTCGATCTCAAAGCCGTTTACAAAAAACTACAAGAGCGAAAACGGTGA
- a CDS encoding adenine phosphoribosyltransferase, whose product MDLKSLIRDIPDFPKPGIVFRDITTLLRDRAGLRYTVETFESKFRSANLIPDYVIGIESRGFLFGPTLAYQFGAGFVPVRKPGKLPAAVHSIEYDLEYGTDKLEMHQDALPANSKVIIVDDLIATGGTAKATADLIDKIGCELLGFGFVIELKGLEGRKKLPEVPLITLVDY is encoded by the coding sequence ATGGATTTAAAATCATTAATTCGCGATATTCCCGACTTTCCGAAGCCAGGCATTGTTTTTCGCGATATTACGACTTTACTGCGCGATCGCGCGGGACTTCGCTACACTGTAGAAACCTTTGAAAGTAAATTCCGATCCGCAAACCTGATTCCAGATTATGTGATTGGTATTGAATCCCGAGGCTTTTTATTTGGTCCGACTCTCGCCTATCAATTTGGGGCGGGTTTTGTTCCCGTGCGTAAACCTGGAAAACTTCCTGCTGCGGTGCATAGTATTGAATATGATTTAGAATATGGTACAGATAAGCTAGAAATGCACCAAGATGCCCTCCCTGCGAACTCGAAAGTGATTATTGTTGATGATTTAATTGCCACAGGGGGAACAGCCAAAGCAACAGCAGACTTGATCGACAAAATTGGCTGCGAACTCCTCGGCTTCGGATTTGTTATTGAACTGAAAGGCTTAGAGGGGCGGAAAAAACTTCCTGAAGTTCCACTGATTACACTAGTTGACTATTAG